GCCACGCTCGCCAAGGCGCCCGATATCGCGACGGCCTTGAACAAGGTCGCGCCGAAGCTGACGACAGAAGTCAGCCAGCAGCTGCAGCTGCAGGTCGTAAACGGCAAGACGGTGACCGAGGTCGCCACCACCTGGTTGAAGAGCCAGGGCCTCCTGTAAGCGATCGCCTGAAGGCCCCGCTCCGGCGGCCCTCCGCGTCCAATGGACGGGAGGGCCGCTTCGTTTACGCGCTGCCGGTGAGGTTGACCGCCTTGACGTGCCCGTTCGCCATCTCCGCGAGGTCGAAGGTCACGGCGGCCGACGGCTCGAGGGTGGCCGGGTCCGTCCGGCAGTCGCTCCGGTGAAAGAACACCTCGCCCGCCTGCCCCGGGCTCACCACGAACCCGTACCCGCGCTCCGGATGGTACAGCTTGATGCGGCCGGACAGTCTGCGCGCGACGGTTCGGACGACCGTATGGGCGCTCTCCGCCCCGGACTCGCGCGCGTCGCGGCGGGGCGCGTCCCGCGGCACCTCGCCCCTCGACGTGCCGCCCTGCCGGGAAGCGTACGCCTCGATCCCAAGGTGCGCGGCAATGGCCCGCACCACCGACTCCAGACGGTCGAGCCGGGCCATGAGGTCTCCCGGCTCGGTGTGCGGAGGACGCGGACGGCGCGGCCGCGACGGCGGCGTGTCCCTCCGTACCCGCCGGCCTCTCCAGTTGCCTGCCTTCGCCACGATACCCCTCCGCCGTGCCTCAGACGCGGGTCCTTTCTTCGACGTCCCGGCCGCC
This genomic interval from bacterium contains the following:
- a CDS encoding cold shock domain-containing protein — protein: MAKAGNWRGRRVRRDTPPSRPRRPRPPHTEPGDLMARLDRLESVVRAIAAHLGIEAYASRQGGTSRGEVPRDAPRRDARESGAESAHTVVRTVARRLSGRIKLYHPERGYGFVVSPGQAGEVFFHRSDCRTDPATLEPSAAVTFDLAEMANGHVKAVNLTGSA